ttgttaatataCACAAAGTTGATCCTGTCTCTTGCGGTACAGTATAACACCATCTTTGGTTTTGCTTATCTGAAAGTTATGCCATGATGATAATATGCAGTACAAAATGTTTCTCAAAAATAATCATGTCCTTCTTTCTATTTGGTTTGAAGTGATGACAGTCAGTGttccatttaaaattaaaattggaATACAAGCATGCTGGACTTAAGATCCAGCCTTTGCCACCAGACCTCCTTAATGCCTCTGAGCTAACATTTCACATTCCTCCTACAGAGATTGGCATATGTGGGCTGTCTTGTGAAAAACACAGCGTTAGTCATGTGAGGCTTTATTTAGTTATACGAAGGCTTTTCTGGTGAGGAAAGTCCAAATCCTACATCTTGTTGTTAATTACTGACCTCAGATTACAAACAGACATACAAAGAAATGTTTCCCGTCAAGCATTGATTTCAATTGTGACCGTTTAAGAGTAAACCCAATACAATCACTCTGAATGCTGCAGCCATTCAAGAACACAACTTTTCTCAGAAATGACTCTGAGCTTCCCAAGACAAGTAGTTTTATTTTGCTATGGTTGtctctaattatttatttatcattgaTAATACACCATTTAAACATTGCAACAAGCAGCTTTAACTTACATGCAGTTGCAGGTATTTAATGGAAATGTGCAGTACTGTAGATACCTCTAACTGTAAACTTGAACAATCTGGCTTTTATGGATGGATTGATAGATTGGCTGAATGGCTTTACAATCATGGTGCATCATCTCATCATCCCTGTAAACCGATCTGTCATTAGTAAGTTCATCTATTTTTCTACCTGACTGACTGTCCTGTATTACAGGAGTATACACTGTGTAGTATAAATTGTATACAGTAGTATAAGGATAAGTAGATGAGCAAGTAAATATTAAAATGGATAATCCATACATAAAGATAAatgtgttcctgtttttttttttttttaaccagttgcATATACTCTCTTTGATCAACATTCAAGTTGATAGGTATGTGTGACAAAGtggtgcagtgtgcaggtgcaggtgattaaagaacagacagacaattgtgaTCCAGGTGAAacggtttgtttttattagtttttgtccagtgcctgacgacaaaacaaacagtaaacaatattgaaggtaagtaatacagcagcgtgtattaattaatttataatccctgggtttgccccgcaaataatagtcctgtttttattatacacccacacaaaacacaaaacacatacacaagtccattAGTGCGTGAATtggtgctcgtggtgcaaatacagttagtgatacgagtgcagtgctgttccgggtttgtgctggcctctggtgacagctccggaacgcgttagctgtctagtgaatacaaacaaacaaatagacagaacaaaacaaacagtcacgATTATTTCACCAAACACAGGTCATTCCGGGTCACTTATTAAATAActaaaacgaaggaacagataacactgcttcgacccctatttataccgtcactcatgaccccttggtaaacggtTGCAGTTGCTTTTTATGACCTGCAgttgccacatcatttcccttccgggtcaatgagttagtgtaccgaagctccgtctcttttctacatgaccgacttccttttaaccctcggaacgaagtgtcaggcaaCGTAGTCCAGAATACTCccattacttagcaccctcacaggtcgagagggagatttaccaccaagaatcattgtctttctgtcacagtatgGTACCTGTCATATTTCAAAACTATCAGGCTTTATTTGTTTTCTCCCAGGTCCAACACAAGCTACAGACTCAAACACAAGATTAATCTGAGGGATCTATGGATAGCCTCTTGTGAAGAAGAGATCTGTGCCATCAACATTGATCCAAGGAATTCATTTGTCATTGCCTGGCCCCTAAcagtctgcattgttttcttcagGTCAGTGtgatccaaaaaaacaaaacaaacatcaataGAGAAAAAACCCTACCCTCCAGCAAGCATTAGGGTATATGATTAACAGTACAGGTAACTTGGGGTGGTGCTCTGCCTGTTTTACCCTTCTGAGGCCCCTTATTATATATACTGCATTTATTTTGCCATGAATATGCACTGCAATTGtctcttcttaaaaaaaaaaaacatgcaatgacTTTTAATATGCAAACCTTCACAAATCCAATGGTTAGCCATTTTCTAAAGGAAATCCAAGAGTGGGGATGGAGGAATTAATTTGACCCCATTTAAACCGCTTGCTGGCGAAATATCTCAGTATCCATGAAAGGGCTATCAGGCCCTATAATTATGAGTGCATTAAAACAAGGAGGATGTCTACAGTTTAGTAGAAAAAGGGAACAGAACGAAACACCAAAAGAGAAGTAAAACTGGAATACCCTTTAGTATGTCTCAAGAGATCACGAGAAGTACAGTAAACCACGAAGTATCTGATTTGTCACCTTTTAGCCACAAAAATATATCTGATAATtaaaccgttaaaaggaaaattatgaaatatatatataaaaagaaaagataGTTACTTCAAGGGTACTTCCCAGAAATCCAACTGTTCtacaaaatgaatacaatcaAGTAAGTAGTATGTGTTATGCTtcacattgaaaacaaaaatgttatcatTTAGATCCTGTTGTCTAGGTTACATCAATTAAGGGTGACTGTTTTGAATTGGGTTGCATCTATTGACATCAATGTAGggcacaaaaacaaaatgtgtagGTGTAATTTAAAGAGCTTGGCATTTTTAAGCCATTTAATACCCACCACTTAAATCTTGTCTGGTTGTTGGGTGATACAGTATTAGAAGGACTTGTTGCTGACTGTACTTTGTTAAACATAGCATGTAGCTGTTTAAAAATCTAGGCAGATACTAAGACACAAGACTGAAGGTGTTGTCAGGGGTGATGGATTGGCTTGCATGGTATTGCTAAACTAGTTCTTGGTGATTCCCAATTTGTTGATTGTTGTACAAATAAAAGCTGTGTACTGCCTGTGATCTTGCAGAATTTGTCAATACAACACAacttaaatttaaaatattttattttctaaatgccTTTAAACTGAGAGCTTATCGGGGAAAGCAATATCCAACTACTATACCAATGATTGTCATATATTAGCAATTATCACGTTAGTCAATTTTCACAATTTCGCCCCAACCCTAGTGAATATGGGGCCCTGCATTTCAGTAGAAAATATAATTCTGAATAATTACCCTTCCTCAATAAATGTCTGCACATTTATATGCTGctatagtgtgtgtttgttgttttgttttgttttttgcttttactatgctaaTATCCATGTGTGTGAGTAATTGTTTATCATTACTTCTCCATATCACTTACTAACCATTTCACtttctatgtgaatgtgtgttTGCTCCATTGTGATTTTTGGCAAACATTGTCAGTTGAGACAAGCAACATTTTAACaacattgctttgctttgaacactaCAGGAGTTATTAGGAACCACTAGGAAAGAAGTGTAGGCTGTTCATAAGGCTCCATAAGGCACATTTTATGCAAAGAATCAgaataaaatgttgattttattttatccaCAAATAATGTTTTCTAGTTTCAGGTAGTCCAGGCATTGTTCTGCACATTGCAGCTATAGTGAAATTTGTACAAATGTGcttatttatttctataaatgttctgtattttccaaatttgaaaaaaatggaaaagaccAAGCAGAAAGTGATTATGATATTAACTGAATCTGCCACAGCTTCTAAGTAGGGCAGGTAGTAGTAAGGCTATAAAGATCTAAAATCTGATAAGGAAAGGAAATAGGTGACAAAGAAAACTTTGTTCTTTCAGGAAACTGGTAAATGTTTTGCTCTGTTTTCTCTACATCTAGGCATTACAATTTCTTAAAAATGTTCTCCTTTGGTTTTGTTATTGGTCTTCACACTTCTACACAGGTCCTCACTTCTTGTTTTAAAGccttgtgaaaataaaataactttgatGGTGTCAGTGTGTTGCTTTAGCTAAACATATGATTAAGTAGGGTTCATTAAACACAAAACTTTCCTTGTGCGAGAATGGAATCCTCAGTAAGAAGTAGGATCACTCCCTGCCTTCAGCTGAATTGGTACCTGCAAAGCATTCTATTTTATTTCATCGGAACAGGTCAAAATCCACAGTTCCTCCAGTATTAGTCCATCATCACAGTGGTGGCTGAGGGTAGTGATTATCAGTCCAGCACATCCCACAGATCCTGAAATAGATGTTGGAGTGTGTCTTGAGATGTTAGAAGAATTCATAGTCTATTATCTTGCACTTAACGGCAGCAGGCTCCTTCTGTGATCTGCTGAAAGTTTCAAGACTCTTATTGGCGACTGGATtgaagaacataaaaacatttaagCACCACAGTGCCTCTGCAACACCTTTAATAAAGATGACCACACTTTGCGTCTCTTTAGTCTGCATTCACCTTCATTCAACCCACCAGGTGACGCAGAGTAAATATTGTTGTGACACTGTCACTGTTTCCACACGTCACcaactaaaagtaaaaaaaaaaaagcaacagtcGACCTATAAGGAAAGGGGAAGTCTAGATGTTTTCAGTGAGAGTCCGTGATGCTACTTCCTGTCTCCATTACTCTGTGAATTTCCGCCGCCTACATCCCCTCCCTTAATACAGCATGTGCTGCTGTCCTCCTGTTCAGTTTGTTGTGCTGCCCCTTTGGATTAGTAACTAAGAATCATGCTCTCTTTTTACATTCAGCTCGTCTGAGGTGAAAGAACGCTGGCTAGATACTCTCCACTGGTAAGTACCACCTTGTACATGGGTTGACTATATTAATAAGAaggaaaacaatacatttatagtaaagcaagaaagaaaaaaaatattatatatgttCATAGAATATAATAAAGTGGAAGaatgtaaaacaacaacacaaaattaTTAACCAGACCTTGGTTCTACTTTATGTTGTCTTTTGCACACTTTTATATAAGCAACTATAAACTTTAATGTATGGTGCCTCCCAAAACCATACTGTATCAACAAatacactttaattaattcagcaAAATACTACTGATGAACCTAAACTTATGTGATGCTGAAATTAAGATTGTAGTTCTTAATTAAACAGATTCTACTGTTTAAACATTCTATACTTACAAAAGGGGTAAGAATATCATATACATTTTTCTGAAAGGTTGTACTGCTTTTTACAGGAAAATTAAAGAAGCAAAAGGGAAAGAAGCTCCCAACGTACCATCAACAAAATTACTCATGAAGGTGTTAAGTAGCAGCATTACAGTAAGTTTACATACAGTAGTAACGTTCATCGGTCTGTCAAAAATACAATTTGCTTTCTCTTTACTGCATCAAGTTATTAGACTtacttaattaaaaatgttttgttttctttttagtctAAAACACTGTCGGGAGGTAATATGGATTCCTTCATCGAGTCTGCTTTGGatgtaagttttattttaaatcattggCACAATGAAAATAAGTTTTAGCATCTTCACTAGTTTATTTGAGGGTTTACTTTCAATACCTACATAccttttaaaaaattattatGTTTGCTAACATATCATGTAGCCAATGGAGGCGTCTGCATAGCTTATGGGCTCATCTAAACCAGTGTTACAATACAGCAAGTCATGTGCTAAGCATAAATTTAGATTGAAAATCACTATTGACATGGTATTCTTTATAAAAGTTACCATGGCCAATGTGCATTctaattttgtagtttcccatGCATTTCCTTtgccttttatttgtgttttattatgctTCCTATGCTTTTAACATAGCATACCACATTAACCTTTTTAAAGGATTACACTATTGGACATTTGCAGTCAGGGTTGACTTTGGAGAGagaagtatttgtttgtaaaatacataaatcaggTTTAGCCCATTAGGTTACACAAATCTTAGCTTATGTGGATTGTGGCGTGCAGTTCCGACACTTCAACTAACAGATATGTTTGTTTCCAGGGTGATGCCAAAACTTACCACTTGTCAGCGCCATGTGACAGTGAAGATGGAACATGTCATCTGATTGGTGAGTTTGAAATTATGAAATCCTAACTGTGACTACACTTGTGGTAAATCCTCTAGCATGGgaaatatttaaaagcaaataaatgtttttagctttcaaaTTCTGTGTTGTATAAAATTAGATGGTTTTCcagtttcttttaaaacatggATTGTATTGTACAGTAGACTGGAAGGTGGTctgaagaaaatataaatatacctGGAAAACGGTGTGATGTATTTATTGGAAACttcataaaaactgaaaaataataaaatgtacttaGAGAGTTCAAACATTTATATCTCTTTTTTCACATCAGAAGGCAACAAGAAGAGGAAGAAAGTGTTGTCTTGGCCTTTTCAAATAAGGAAGAGTTCCACACAGTCTGACTCCTCCACTCGTTCAGACCCAGATATGAAGACCCCGTTATTCGGACAGCCTTTGTCCATGGTCTGTGATGAAGATGAGAAACTTCCCAAGCCCATTATGGTAAATACTGCATCTGGAATTCCTTTTCCTTATCGCTAATATATCACAACTCTGTGCTTCCCCACTTACTGTAACTAtagtaaaaaccaaaacaaaaaatcaagttattacattattaattagATGTTATTAGCCTGATAATGTTACAGAATTAACATCCTTAGAAAACGAAGAACaaggtgtataaaaaaaaaaaaaaaaaacttcaaatgcTCTAAACAAACTTCACTTTTTTTTGTAGGATATTCTTACACTCTTGTTGAAAAAAGGCACCTCCACTGAGGGGATTTTCAGAAAAGCAGGAAACGCAAAGATCTGCAAGGAGATCAAGGAACAGCTAAATGCTGGAACAGAGGTTGACATGGACACAAAACCCATTATTCTTCTAGCAGCTGTCTTCAAGGTAATACTTAATCTAGTTTTATACAACCCTATCTCAACAAAATCagaataacaataaaatacaaaatattgtgGATGTGACGATCCCCACAGTTTTTTTCAGCTGTTCAAAGAAATGACATACATTTTAATGTGTTTCCAGGATTTCCTGAGGCACATTCCACACAGCTTGCTGTTGACTGAACTTTATCTTCCCTGGATGGAATCAATGGAGAAGGACAATATTAAAGCGAGATACTACAACCTTAAACTGTAAgttgaataaatatatatgcataaTGACATGTAactattaaaatactgtaaaaggACAATTATAATATATAACACTATTTAGGAACTGTATACTTCACTGTAGGTACTTGGTAAATCACATTAGCTATGTAGTATAAAATTGTATATGTTTGTAACAGGGAGACGGATTGTACAATACTGTAGATGCTGGTACATTATTTGAATGAAACCTTCAGCAATTTTAGAACAGGGGCTTTTGAATGGAATGTACAAGTTATTTAAGGAAGTACTGAAAGGTGAAGGGCTACTTCTGTATTACTTGGGGATTTGGTGAAAGAAGAAGTTGAGACAGCAGGGCAGATTATAtattgtgcttttctttttttcagggtGGTAGAGAAGCTCCCAAAGCCTAACATTCTCCTACTGCAACACTTCCTTTGTGTGCTTCACCACATCAGCAAGAACTCCGGGATTAACAAGATGGATGCCAAAAACCTTGCTGTTTGCATTGCACCAAACATGCTTTTGCTTGACAGCACATTGTCTCTCGAAGTGCAAAAAGAGATGACTGAAAAGGTGAGTACTAACAGTTCCTTATAGTAGGCTGTATTCATGAATGCAGATGGTAAAGGCACTGCAGTGTTATATAGTTAGGAgaaaatcaaaatatatatttatactgtataaagtCTTGTGTGACATCAGAAAGTAGAAAATATCAGCACCAAGTAAAAGTGATATGTAAAGGTTTAGagtgttactttcattttactaGCAGAAGCAAAGTgtgattaaatatatatttttagaaacgTATCCAGTTACAAGACACTAATAATAAGCATCAATGTGTTTCATTAGTTTATAAATTATTGAACTAGGTCAGTACACATTCTTTTTGTCATTAGTCTACTTCTACTGTAGTGACAGGAGGTAATAAGTAAATAACATATGTATAGAAACAACtcttactttccttttttttttaaagatcacaaCTTTGACACAGTTTCTAATTGAGAACTGTTGTGAAATATTTGGAGATAACATCACATCTTTGCTTGATGAGCCACATGAAGAGGAACTGGCTAATAGCTCAGGTAAGTGTTAATCAAATGTTAAGTGGATAGATGTAAACATTAGTTTTTGTTATAGGCCCACTATCTTTCAGAGAGTCACAAGAAAATAATCTTAAATAACTCTTATTCTTATTTTACCTCAGATACATTATCATCCCACCAACATGACTCTGCCTACGACAGCACAGACCCAGATGCTGATGGAGACTCTCGGAACCTAAGCACAAAGCAACAAAAAGACACTGGCTGCAGTCTCCAGGAAGAAAACAATGACCTGGAACTAACTGAAACTGGACACATTTCTTCAACTTGTGAAAAAGACCCTCCTTCTGACATTTTTGAAACATTCACAAAAAGAATAAACAGAAGGTGCTCAGAGCCTAGCATTTTGGCTCATAACTCTTCAGTTGGTATAAAAAGTCAAAAGCTGACTCGGAGCCAAGGTGACTTCTCAGTTGAGACAGAGGACCTAAGCTTTGAAGATCAGCAACTTAAAAAGCAAAACTCAGACGATTGTTTTGTGACACGCTGTTTCAGGGACATAAAACCTGCAAGTCTGAAGCTGAGCAACAGTTTGCAAAAGGAACTGCCAACAGCACCTTCCTCTAAAGCTTCTTCAACCTGCTCTCTGGAAAGCACTTTTTCCAATGTTTCTGACAACTCTGTCTTTACCAGCTCTCCTCTGGCCTCCCCATCTAGCCCCAAAAGGTCTTTCTTTGGCAGGAACCAGTCTTTCTCTGCCAGAGCTACTGATGACAGTGAGAAACATGACAAAGAACTGAAGAAACACTCGCTGTCCTTTTCTATAAGGAATGACAAGAAGCccctatttaaaacaaaaagttggGGACCAACCAGCTTCAACAGGAACAGCCTAAAGAAAGACtctcagaaagaaagccagttcTCATGTGACACTCTTCAGGAAGACTCTCAAAATGAAACTGATTCAGCAGAACCACAGCCCGGAGCTCGTACAGCATCAGTTTCAACCGAGGAGGTCTTTCAGCGGGTAGACAGTAAAAAACCGGGCCAGCCCCCATCTTATGAACAGGCTATTCGGAGTCGGACGTCTCCTCCTCCCCCTGAATACAGTTCCATGACAGTGCAAGATGCTAGAAACAAATTGTCAACAGATAGAAAGACCAGGCCATCGTCAGTAACAGAGAACTGCTTGAATTCCACAACTAATAGTACATTTGGCTACAAGGAGAGAGACGATATTAATGACAGCGATACAATAGTTGAAAAATCAACAGCATTCCGTCACAGAGCCATGTCTGAATCCATATCAAGAGCTAGGTATGATTGGGTGCAGCGTAGGTGTAGCCAACCGCTTTTTGAGGATATTTCATATGCTAAGGAATCCTATGTGTAAATATCATGTTTGTTTACTGTACAGGTGTAAATATTTGTGCATTGTACATATACAGACACATCCCCAGCCAACACAGACTGGGAGCAATggaataaatatgtatatatttatcagCCTCTGCACAGAGACTGAACATCTGTATCCACATTAAAAGCTACCTGTAAATAGTTGATTAGTAAAAGTAAGCTTTATACAGCACTTGTTCTGTATACATACAGTAAagctatgtaaaaaaataaaattagctaTAGAATATCTATATTTATACTATACACCAAACATATTATTGTTGGGCTAACTTTTTTTAtagtataatgtatttttatatagttactgtatatattgaaCTGTCAACTACAATTTCTGATGTTGTTTCCACTACATTAAAGCACTTTTTAAACCCATTTTTAAAGGTCTTTAGTGTGTGCTTGATGTAAGATCATTATAGGCCTGGAGTGCAATAAACAGTGTGGGTGCAATTCCAAATGCACTGTACTTTGTCCGATGTATTGTACCTTAGCTACCAATCTAACTTGCATTTATGTAATTGTGAAGTTAGCCTAGtcattgaaataaatatattaacaaaatgtatttatcaaaatTATCAAAAAACTACCAGTGTAGTTAAAAcatctgtattttgaagtgt
This sequence is a window from Acipenser ruthenus chromosome 6, fAciRut3.2 maternal haplotype, whole genome shotgun sequence. Protein-coding genes within it:
- the LOC117410842 gene encoding T-cell activation Rho GTPase-activating protein-like, whose protein sequence is MRRGSYDDIAASISPQLRSLAQRRRSAPSLAFGKALGKPWTTARENLLCSVSVEQCPFVLGLTSENAELILDDCAQLTEGLQTKERHLFLFSDMLVIAKLKSNTSYRLKHKINLRDLWIASCEEEICAINIDPRNSFVIAWPLTVCIVFFSSSEVKERWLDTLHWKIKEAKGKEAPNVPSTKLLMKVLSSSITSKTLSGGNMDSFIESALDGDAKTYHLSAPCDSEDGTCHLIEGNKKRKKVLSWPFQIRKSSTQSDSSTRSDPDMKTPLFGQPLSMVCDEDEKLPKPIMDILTLLLKKGTSTEGIFRKAGNAKICKEIKEQLNAGTEVDMDTKPIILLAAVFKDFLRHIPHSLLLTELYLPWMESMEKDNIKARYYNLKLVVEKLPKPNILLLQHFLCVLHHISKNSGINKMDAKNLAVCIAPNMLLLDSTLSLEVQKEMTEKITTLTQFLIENCCEIFGDNITSLLDEPHEEELANSSDTLSSHQHDSAYDSTDPDADGDSRNLSTKQQKDTGCSLQEENNDLELTETGHISSTCEKDPPSDIFETFTKRINRRCSEPSILAHNSSVGIKSQKLTRSQGDFSVETEDLSFEDQQLKKQNSDDCFVTRCFRDIKPASLKLSNSLQKELPTAPSSKASSTCSLESTFSNVSDNSVFTSSPLASPSSPKRSFFGRNQSFSARATDDSEKHDKELKKHSLSFSIRNDKKPLFKTKSWGPTSFNRNSLKKDSQKESQFSCDTLQEDSQNETDSAEPQPGARTASVSTEEVFQRVDSKKPGQPPSYEQAIRSRTSPPPPEYSSMTVQDARNKLSTDRKTRPSSVTENCLNSTTNSTFGYKERDDINDSDTIVEKSTAFRHRAMSESISRARYDWVQRRCSQPLFEDISYAKESYV